The Nostoc sp. 'Peltigera membranacea cyanobiont' N6 genome contains the following window.
AGGCGATCGCTTCAAATCTCTCGACTAGCTCGACGCTCCAAGTTTCTTCTCGCACTGGCTGCTGGTGGTTTTGCAACCAGTTTACAAGTTGTGATCGCACAATTCCCGGCAAAATTCCGGCCTTTATTGGTGGCGTGTACCAAGTGCGATCGCACCATCCCCAAAGGTTGCCTGTGCTGGTTTCTAGCCAATTTCCTCGAACATCGATTAATATTGCTTCTTGAGCATCTAAGCTAGTTTTTGCCAACCAAGCACTCAAATAATTTCCAGTTTTATGAGAGGGGAGAGAACGATAAAATTCCGAGTTAGCGACGGCGCATATTATACCATCATTTTGTTTTTCTGTCAAATTGATTGGTAAAAATCTACCTGTTATCCACTCTCGGCCATCGGCAAAAAGGGTAATTCTGAGAACGGGGAAGTGGGTGAGGAGAATTTCAGCGCCTTGATGCACACGATTCCA
Protein-coding sequences here:
- a CDS encoding aminotransferase class IV gives rise to the protein MKNDIFWYNGKLIHSQTLELDINDPGLLYGATVFTTLRIYENSLDSNLTNWQAHCARLLFSIQTFGWQQPDWNRVHQGAEILLTHFPVLRITLFADGREWITGRFLPINLTEKQNDGIICAVANSEFYRSLPSHKTGNYLSAWLAKTSLDAQEAILIDVRGNWLETSTGNLWGWCDRTWYTPPIKAGILPGIVRSQLVNWLQNHQQPVREETWSVELVERFEAIAYTNSIVEIIPIHTVNQLSGSLQYNPYHPSFQQIRELFLA